The window TCAGTTGGTGAGCGTGCACTACGATGGACCGGCGTCAGATATCGGTATCGAAGCGGCCCGCGGCGAAGCGGCCGCCTAAATCCACCCCTGAAATTTATTGGCTCGGGCTCGCGGGGTTCATCCTGCTATGCCTCGTCGCGGGCGCGATCGGCGGCTCGTTCGCAGCGCCCGGGCTTCATCAATGGTACGCCTCGCTGAACAAGCCCGTGTGGGCGCCGCCCAACGCCATCTTCGGGCCGGTCTGGATGGCGCTCTACCTTATGATGGGGATCGCGGCGTGGCGCGTATGGGTGGCGCGCCAGGCGAAGGCGCGCCGCGCGGCCCTGGTCCTGTTCCTGGTACAGCTTGGGCTCAACGTCGCGTGGCCGCTGGTGTTCTTCACG is drawn from Candidatus Binataceae bacterium and contains these coding sequences:
- a CDS encoding TspO/MBR family protein; translation: MDRRQISVSKRPAAKRPPKSTPEIYWLGLAGFILLCLVAGAIGGSFAAPGLHQWYASLNKPVWAPPNAIFGPVWMALYLMMGIAAWRVWVARQAKARRAALVLFLVQLGLNVAWPLVFFTMRMPGAAAVELGLLWLSILATTVVFFGASRIAALLMTPYLLWATFAGFLNIAIWRLNG